One Argentina anserina chromosome 6, drPotAnse1.1, whole genome shotgun sequence genomic window, AAGTAGCCTACTATTATTAAAATTGATCGAGTTtgctttttttataaaaaaaaaaggtgccTTGTTTTAACACACCTACACCAGAATCCAGGGAGATTGTTATTCACAATGTCCTTTAGTATTTTTAGATTCTCAAACACACAAATGTTTTCATGAGAAATTACGTCATAGGATCAATAGAATACttagtaaaaatagaaaatgtggCTTTACGTTTGAAATTGTATTCTCTAACAATACTATATCATCCATCAAATATATTGTAGAAAATTTATTCAAAGTGTCGTTGACATCGTAATTGATGTAGCTCAAAATACAAATGGGTTCTTCGGAATATTTAAGTTTTCTCACGCCTCATGTATTTGATTACTCTAGATTAGAGGTGTAAATGAGCCAAGTCGAGCGAAATAATAAGTTGTTCATGTTTGGCTTGTTTTCATTCGATCGAGCTCGAGCCGggctaaaatttgatttttgtgcttCATGTTCAAGCTCGATTCGGCTTGAAAAAGCTCGAGCTGGGGTCGGACCGACTTATTTTATTAGATGAGATCGAATTTAAATTGAACCGTCTTGaatcatataaaattaaaaattaaaaatttagaaattaaaattaaaatttaaaatctaATGTCATAGCATcacataaaaattattttatttgtaataaaataaaaataacaaatcaaattcgTTATTGAACTTAAAGtctttaactaattaatttaGAAATAAGCATTTCAGTTATTTCaaactaatattatattttaaatattatttcttatataaaaattatgttttatatatactataaaaattaataagtcaagtttaattaataaacgaaCTGAACTTTTAACAAGTTCGAGCTACCTCGCGAGCTAAACGAGTCGAACGAGCCGAATACTTATTGTTCaagctcggctcattttcaaagtcgggcttaatattgagctcaaactCGACTCATTTAACTTTACGAGCTCGAGACGAACATGTTAAAAGCGTGTCAAACACGAGCGGCTCGAGCCTACTTACAGCCTTACTCTAGATGCACTCACAAGCTCATACCTAATCCTACAAATTTACCAATCAATCTTGTAACTTTCAATTTACTAACACATTATGGTCAATTCAATAAACTGGTTCAAAGAGGCCCTAACTCCCAGACTAAACTAAACAAGCTAGGAGTTTGCAATTAGCAGGACACGATGATTCAAGTACAACAACGACGTCGTTTAGTCTGTTTCCGTATTCGAGCCCTCTTGCTTTTATCCGGGTGCTTTGGCTGCTCTCATCACTCGAGTCCTCATCCCAGGAGCAACTCTGTTATGGCGCCCAagctttccaacggtactaaaCTTCATCTCTCTGCCTCTATATATCTCCATCTCATTTCATCGAATCTAAATCATGTTGACATTTTCGTGTTATGGAGAGCAGAGGGTGTTCTGGAGCAGCTCAAGAATGGAACTGCTCAGTTCGAGCTCGTCTCCTCCCCActtctctcaatttcaatttctcaGCCAAACGCATCGTCCTTCACCGCAGACTACAGCCACCGATTCTTCGCTCGAATTGGTCCGCCGCTGTATAATTCCTACTCTTGCACTCTTTTAAAATAGTTCAATCCTTTAGTGTGCATATCTTCAATTTCATAAACCTTAAACCCTAATTCACCAACCcgttatgtgtttctttcagaggCAGAGGATCTTCGGCTCTGAGGAAAGTCGAACGCTATTCCGTTCAGAGAGTTACCGGTGATGGACGCTGTCTATTTCGTGCACTGGTATCTGATTttatatgttttcttttcatttagtTTTGTATTACAAGCTCGACTTTTATGCACTTAAATTATAACCAGGTGAAAGGAATGGCAGCAAATAAAGGGTCTCCTCTTAGCCCAAGGGAAGAGAGAGACAATGCAGGTATGCTTCAGATTGAATTTAAAGCATAAGCTATAGAGCAGCGTATGGAGATCCTTACAGGCGCTGCTGTGTCTGTTTTGTTCTGTTATATCTAGACGTCAAACTGCATCTACTAAATCAATTGATTAATTCACGTTTGCTTATATTTTTATGTAGTAATGTACGCACAGACCATTATCACATTGGTCTTATAGATTGAATGAGTACTGGTTTTGTAATTGAATGACCAAACTTGCCGGGCTTTTTGGAAATTACAGATGAACTAAGGATGGCTGTGAAAGAAGTTATATGCGAAAATGAGCAAGAACGGCCACAGTATGAAGCAGCTGTAGTGGCAATCACTGTTGATGAATCCTTAAAACGGTCAGCATCTATCTTTTTGCTTGGTGACTGTGAGAGATTTTTGAGATTCGGTTTCTGGGAGGTGCTTTGGTTTACTTATGATGGACAGTAGTTTAAATGATCTGAATGTCTTTCTGTAGTTACTGCCAGCGAATTCAAAGACCTGATTTCTGGGGAGGAGAGTCGGAGCTGCTGGTATGTTCTCCTGACTAAAAATGCTACTGGATTTGGTTAATCATTTTATGAGCATTCAGTCTTTACCAAAGGATATTGATCCCCAAGAGTGTACATAACTTTGGGAGTTGGCACTGTAGATGAGAATGGCTTATGATCAACATAGAGACCAAAAGGAAAACTTAGATTTAGATTTTGAATCAAAATGCTTTTGTCTTGTTTAATACAGTAGAAAGACAAGAATAATTTCACACATGTTTTTACAATGCAGTTATCACCTGTTGTTCATATGACTCTTCCATATAGCATGACCTTTGTCCTTCAAAACTGCAGGTGCTGTCAAAATTATGTAGACAGCCAATCATTGTCTATATTCCAGAGCATGAGGTATTTTTATTTCACTGAAAGGCTGTCTCTTACATTTTGTTTCCTCAATTATTTTGGGGCGTCATGGTGGactttgtttctttgtttgttaCTTCTTAAATATGTATTTAGTGAAATGGAAGGATGAACATGATTGTCAGTTTAAGTTACTGCCGGAGCATCCCACGATAACATAGACATGTATTGCTTTGTACTTATAAAATGGTTTAGGTAATGATTTAGGTCATACAAAGGACTGAAGGAGACATGAAAGGAAATAAGGATATTTTGCAACTATGGAGCTTATGTGTCTAGACACTCCTTTAAATTGGATCACAGAAATTATATTTCCCTGTAATAGAGTTGATGGAGTAAAGTTACTGTGTTATATGAAATTATATTGGATTCTATAAATATTAAGTTAGTTCCATTATAATTTCCTGGACATACAACCTGAGGTACAAGCAGGACTGCCTCTCTAGTTTAAAGAAGAAACACGCAGAGAAAGAGCAAGAGAATCTGACGCATGCCATATTGTGTACTTGCTATGAGCCTATGAGTCGTGAGCATGAAATGTAGCAAGCAAAATGTTCTGATATTTTGTGTTCCAAATCTATAAAGTACTGATGAAATCAAACCCTTTCAAGTCAGGATGAGTCCTTAATTCCACTGCTCATATGTTTAATACTAAAGTTTGACTATATACTAGTACTGCTGTTTGTGACTGCACTAGTTTCATTAATTTTGTGTGCCTAATGAAGTAGTATAAGTCTTTGTCTTTTATACTTGGCAGACTTAGtttataatttggttgaattaaTTGCAGCACGCACATGGTGGAAGGGGCCCTGGTTTCATTCCCATTGCAGAATATGGAAGTGAGTTTAGTAAAGGTTCGAGAAACAGAAAGCCGAGGAAGGCTGTGAGGCTCTTGTTCAGTGGCAGGAACCACTACGATCTGCTTGTATGAGTGACAAAAGGGGAGAGATGCAATGCATTTTGTAGCCGTATTCAATATAGATTCAGTTTGTTATCTGTAATGATAATGtatcttttgtttttatttaaaagcttttcacctCTTGTTTTATCGAGGTTCAAACTAAATTGGGAGATGCAGGACCTCAGTCGATTGTGCAAGTTCTGATGATTAATGTTTGATTGAGATATTTTATCAGATAGGACACTGTCACAATGCACTGAATGCAGCACCCAGATGGTGGAGCGGATTCTGGTTTCATTCCCATTCAAGAATATGGAACCGAATTCACTCAGTTCAGTGAAGGTTGGGGAGGCAGAAAGGCTGTGAGGCTCTTGGTATGATGTGCCTGTATGAGAGACTGAGAGGAAGAGACTTCTATTTCTTCCATTGTAGTCCATGTTTATGAAGGAATAACTTCTTCTGTATCTCTGTTTAGAAGCATTTTCCCCATGTTCcatcaaaattcaaaggaaATGGGGAGAGATGGGGGGCCTCACtttgattttaaaaaatgGCTCTAATAATGTATGTTGAGTTCAAGAGTTATCAGATACTGGACCAGAGAAAGAGATGCAAGAGGACAATGCCACAATGCTGATGATCTTTCTACATTAGATTGTTAggtaaagaagaaaaatctcCACACTAGAGGCTGTGCTTCTGGATTTTCCTTTGGATGATGAGTgaccaaaagaaataaatcGCTTCGATGATTGAAGTTGAAAACTTTTAAAGTATGAGAGGTTTTTTAGACAAAAAAGACACAATAAACAGATGTAATATTTACCCGTAACATCTTACTTGTGATTCATTTTTTCGCAAAGTAGTACTGAGTTTAAAGAGTGATAACATTACGAATGGATCATCTATACATCATACAAGAAATTAACAAATAATCAAAGACAGACGTGATCTGAGTCATCTGACCGTAACCTTCTCTCGACTTTCTGATCGAGTGGAACATAGTTTGCTCACTTCTCAACTAAAGCGTTGGCGCGTCTTTACACGTGTAAGGAACCGTCCCTTGCACGTGGGAGAGTGAGCCAAACAAACCAAAGTCAcaggctctctctctctctctctctctctctctaaaaagAACCGAACACATCAACAGAACAAAGCAAGAAAGAAATCGAAAGGAGAGCATCTCTCTAATCACATCATCTCTTTTCCTCCTCTATCTttctcaactccaaatcaccaAAACCATAACAGAATCTTagggtttcc contains:
- the LOC126798523 gene encoding OVARIAN TUMOR DOMAIN-containing deubiquitinating enzyme 3 translates to MAPKLSNEGVLEQLKNGTAQFELVSSPLLSISISQPNASSFTADYSHRFFARIGPPLGRGSSALRKVERYSVQRVTGDGRCLFRALVKGMAANKGSPLSPREERDNADELRMAVKEVICENEQERPQYEAAVVAITVDESLKRYCQRIQRPDFWGGESELLVLSKLCRQPIIVYIPEHEHAHGGRGPGFIPIAEYGSEFSKGSRNRKPRKAVRLLFSGRNHYDLLV